The Saccharomonospora cyanea NA-134 genome includes a region encoding these proteins:
- a CDS encoding NUDIX hydrolase, whose translation MHSHINSSNPLAHEVLAAVLQVRYATPPGTGTGGDGPTSLRVLLWRRALDPHIGRWSLPGGRLRPDEDAETSIRRQLAEKVDVKTLSHVEQLAVFSAPDRVPGPRVVATAFLGLIPSDVDPVVPEDTTWHDVEALPRTAFDHSDIVLAARERLRAKLSYTNLGFALAPREFTISALRDLYSAALGYAISATNLQRVLSRRGVLVPTGRTAPPGRAGGRPAALYRFTHRDLRVTDAFAVFRPPASTSGRRPRTRGAAAKPVT comes from the coding sequence GTGCACTCTCATATTAACAGCAGCAACCCCCTGGCACACGAGGTTCTCGCCGCGGTTCTCCAGGTGCGATACGCCACACCGCCCGGCACGGGCACCGGTGGTGACGGACCCACCTCGCTTCGGGTACTGCTGTGGCGGCGTGCGCTCGACCCGCACATCGGCCGATGGTCGTTGCCGGGCGGAAGACTGCGCCCGGACGAGGACGCCGAGACCTCGATCCGTCGGCAACTCGCCGAGAAAGTCGACGTCAAGACGCTGTCCCACGTCGAACAGCTGGCTGTGTTCAGCGCGCCGGACCGCGTGCCGGGGCCGAGAGTCGTGGCCACGGCGTTCCTCGGACTCATCCCCTCGGACGTCGATCCGGTGGTGCCCGAGGACACCACGTGGCACGACGTCGAGGCCCTGCCCCGGACCGCGTTCGACCACTCCGACATCGTGCTGGCCGCGCGGGAACGGCTCCGCGCCAAACTCAGCTACACCAACCTGGGCTTCGCGCTCGCGCCACGGGAGTTCACGATCTCGGCGTTACGCGACCTCTACTCCGCCGCGCTCGGCTACGCGATCTCCGCCACCAACCTGCAGCGCGTCCTCTCACGGCGCGGCGTGCTGGTGCCGACCGGCCGCACGGCCCCGCCCGGCCGCGCAGGCGGACGCCCAGCCGCGCTGTACCGGTTCACACACCGCGACCTGCGTGTCACCGACGCGTTCGCGGTGTTCCGCCCTCCGGCCTCCACATCGGGACGCCGTCCGCGGACGCGCGGCGCGGCCGCCAAACCCGTAACGTGA
- the nadA gene encoding quinolinate synthase NadA, with translation MTAHVDELAPYDGVVADAAWAEEVRSLARQRDAVLLAHNYQLPEIQEIADHTGDSLALSRIAASSDASTIVFCGVHFMAETAKILSPEKTVLIPDARAGCSLADSITGEQLREWKSRHPGAVVVSYVNTTAEVKAETDICCTSSNAVDVVASIPADKEILFCPDQFLGAHVKRVTGRENLHVWAGECHVHAGINGPELAERAAADPEADLFIHPECGCATSALYLAGEGAVASERVKILSTGDMLTAARDTKARSVLVATEVGMLHQLRKAAPEIDFRAVNDRASCRYMKMITPAALLRALRDGVDEVHVDPEIAARARASVRRMVEIGTPGGGE, from the coding sequence ATGACGGCACACGTGGACGAGCTCGCTCCGTACGACGGGGTCGTGGCCGACGCGGCCTGGGCCGAGGAGGTGCGCAGCCTCGCTCGTCAGCGTGACGCGGTCCTGCTCGCGCACAACTACCAACTGCCCGAGATCCAGGAGATCGCCGACCACACCGGCGACTCGCTGGCACTGAGCCGGATCGCCGCGTCGAGTGACGCCTCCACGATCGTCTTCTGTGGTGTCCACTTCATGGCGGAGACCGCGAAGATCCTTTCTCCGGAGAAGACGGTGCTCATCCCCGACGCGCGGGCGGGTTGCTCGCTCGCCGACTCCATCACGGGTGAGCAGTTGCGGGAGTGGAAGTCGCGGCATCCCGGTGCGGTCGTGGTGTCCTATGTGAACACCACGGCGGAGGTGAAGGCCGAGACCGACATCTGCTGCACGTCGTCGAACGCGGTGGACGTCGTGGCGTCGATCCCCGCCGACAAGGAGATTCTCTTCTGCCCTGACCAGTTCCTCGGCGCTCACGTCAAACGGGTCACCGGCAGGGAGAACCTGCACGTCTGGGCGGGGGAGTGCCATGTGCACGCCGGCATCAACGGCCCCGAGCTCGCGGAGCGGGCGGCGGCGGACCCCGAGGCCGACCTGTTCATCCACCCGGAGTGCGGGTGTGCGACCTCGGCCCTGTACCTGGCGGGGGAAGGCGCCGTCGCGTCGGAGAGGGTGAAGATCCTGTCCACGGGGGACATGCTCACCGCGGCACGGGACACGAAGGCGAGGTCGGTGCTCGTCGCCACGGAGGTGGGGATGCTGCACCAGTTGCGCAAGGCCGCACCCGAGATCGACTTCCGCGCCGTGAACGACCGCGCGTCCTGCCGCTACATGAAGATGATCACTCCTGCGGCCCTGTTGCGGGCGCTGCGGGACGGCGTCGACGAGGTCCACGTGGACCCGGAGATCGCGGCCCGGGCGCGGGCGTCGGTGCGGCGGATGGTGGAGATCGGTACTCCCGGCGGTGGCGAATGA
- a CDS encoding L-aspartate oxidase — MTSPVFASESKTPWEAEADVVVVGSGVAGLTAASRAAELGLRVLVVTKGRLTDGNTRWAQGGVAVVLADAAGGDGDSLDAHVADTLNAGAGLCDADAVRTVVEAGPAAVEWLRSRGARFDTDSAGRLARTREGGHSAFRVIHAGGDATGAEVQRCLVAAAEGLPVLEQHVAVEALTTASGEVCGLRVLAAPDSTPGTVRARAVLLATGGLGQLYQATSNPELATGDGLALALRAGASAADLEFVQFHPTVLYTPGARGRCPLVTEAVRGEGAVLVDAAGDRVMRGVHPLGDLAPRDVVSAAITRRLASAPGGVDDHVFLDATAVTGFAERFPTVLAACTAAGIDPTREPIPVVPAAHFACGGVVTDRHGRTEVTGLYAVGEVARTGLHGANRLASNSLLEGLVMGRRAAEAMAMDLAAGRSAVSDPRPGPTPVAPVAERSALQRLMSRYAGIGRDAEGMAVAGSVLDVSTKDTPLWTVDAVEDAALTLVARALLAAANTRTESRGCHVRHDHPERDDRLWRRSQTVRLNPSGQPVLTDPILEDVA; from the coding sequence ATGACCTCTCCGGTTTTTGCCTCGGAGTCGAAAACACCGTGGGAGGCGGAAGCCGACGTGGTGGTGGTCGGCAGCGGGGTCGCCGGGCTGACGGCGGCGTCACGGGCCGCCGAACTCGGGCTGCGGGTGCTGGTGGTGACGAAGGGCCGCCTCACCGACGGCAACACGCGGTGGGCGCAGGGAGGCGTGGCCGTGGTGCTCGCCGACGCCGCAGGCGGTGACGGCGACTCGCTGGACGCGCACGTGGCCGACACCCTCAACGCCGGGGCGGGGCTGTGCGACGCCGACGCGGTGCGCACCGTGGTCGAGGCGGGACCGGCGGCCGTGGAGTGGCTGCGGAGCCGGGGTGCCCGGTTCGACACCGACTCCGCCGGGCGGCTCGCTCGCACCCGGGAGGGTGGGCACAGCGCCTTCCGCGTGATCCACGCTGGGGGCGACGCCACGGGCGCCGAGGTCCAGCGCTGTCTCGTGGCCGCGGCGGAGGGACTTCCGGTACTGGAACAGCACGTCGCTGTGGAGGCACTCACCACGGCGTCGGGCGAGGTGTGTGGGCTGCGGGTCCTGGCCGCGCCGGACTCCACGCCCGGCACCGTGAGGGCGCGGGCGGTCCTGCTGGCCACGGGTGGGCTCGGGCAGCTCTACCAGGCGACGTCGAATCCCGAGCTCGCCACCGGTGACGGCCTGGCCCTGGCACTGCGGGCCGGTGCGAGTGCCGCCGACCTCGAGTTCGTGCAGTTCCACCCCACCGTGCTCTACACGCCGGGGGCCAGGGGGCGGTGCCCGTTGGTGACGGAGGCGGTGCGCGGTGAGGGTGCCGTGCTCGTGGACGCCGCCGGTGACCGGGTGATGCGCGGTGTGCATCCGCTGGGCGATCTCGCACCTCGTGACGTGGTGTCAGCCGCGATCACGCGCAGGCTCGCCTCGGCTCCCGGTGGTGTCGACGACCACGTCTTCCTCGATGCCACGGCGGTCACCGGGTTCGCCGAGCGGTTCCCCACGGTGCTGGCCGCGTGCACGGCGGCCGGGATCGACCCCACCCGCGAGCCGATCCCGGTCGTTCCCGCCGCGCACTTCGCGTGTGGCGGCGTGGTCACCGATCGGCACGGGCGGACGGAGGTCACCGGCCTCTACGCGGTGGGGGAGGTGGCACGCACGGGGCTGCACGGCGCCAACCGGCTGGCCTCGAACAGCCTGCTGGAAGGGCTCGTGATGGGGCGCCGCGCGGCCGAGGCCATGGCGATGGACCTGGCGGCGGGCAGGTCGGCGGTGTCCGACCCGCGACCGGGCCCGACCCCTGTGGCGCCCGTGGCCGAGCGGTCGGCGTTGCAGCGGCTCATGAGCCGGTACGCGGGCATCGGCCGTGACGCCGAGGGGATGGCGGTGGCGGGCTCCGTCCTCGACGTCTCCACGAAGGACACTCCGCTGTGGACTGTTGACGCGGTGGAGGACGCGGCGCTCACGCTCGTCGCGCGCGCACTGCTCGCGGCGGCGAACACGCGGACGGAGTCGAGGGGCTGCCACGTGCGGCACGACCACCCAGAGCGTGACGACCGTCTCTGGAGGCGTAGCCAGACCGTCCGGCTGAACCCGTCCGGACAACCCGTGCTGACCGACCCGATCCTGGAGGACGTGGCGTGA
- the nadC gene encoding carboxylating nicotinate-nucleotide diphosphorylase, with protein sequence MSEPDAAEVRRVVTTALEEDLRYGPDVTTEATVPEGATAVAELTPRVPGVLAGVEVATAVFDAVLGDGYDVVSRRPDGSGLSPGEPALVVRGTVRGLLTAERTALNLLCHLSGIATATAAWVTAVSGTGCAIRDSRKTLPGLRALEKYAVRCGGGVNHRMGLGDAVLIKDNHVVAAGSVTEALRLARERAGELPCEVEVDDLAQLVEALEGGADEVLLDNLGPRDCGRAVELRDELSPKTRLEASGGLTLAVARDYAETGVDYLAVGALTHSAPALDIGMDLRGA encoded by the coding sequence GTGAGCGAACCGGATGCCGCCGAGGTGCGACGCGTCGTCACCACGGCACTGGAGGAGGACCTGCGATACGGGCCGGACGTCACCACGGAGGCGACGGTCCCCGAGGGAGCGACGGCCGTCGCCGAGCTGACTCCGCGCGTGCCCGGTGTGCTGGCGGGCGTCGAGGTGGCCACGGCGGTCTTCGACGCCGTGCTCGGCGACGGCTACGACGTGGTGTCCCGACGCCCGGACGGCAGCGGGCTCTCACCCGGCGAACCCGCGCTCGTGGTCCGGGGTACGGTACGCGGCCTGCTGACGGCCGAGCGCACGGCGCTGAACCTGCTGTGCCACCTGTCCGGGATCGCGACGGCGACGGCGGCGTGGGTGACGGCGGTGTCGGGCACGGGCTGCGCCATCAGGGACTCCCGCAAGACACTGCCGGGGTTGCGGGCGCTCGAGAAGTACGCCGTCCGCTGCGGGGGCGGCGTCAACCACCGCATGGGGCTCGGCGACGCGGTGCTGATCAAGGACAACCACGTCGTCGCGGCCGGGTCGGTGACCGAGGCGTTGCGGCTCGCCCGCGAACGGGCAGGCGAACTGCCCTGCGAGGTGGAGGTCGACGACCTCGCACAGTTGGTCGAGGCTCTGGAGGGCGGCGCCGACGAGGTGCTGCTCGACAACCTGGGTCCCCGCGACTGCGGGCGGGCGGTGGAGCTGCGCGACGAACTGTCACCGAAGACGCGGTTGGAGGCCTCCGGCGGGTTGACCCTGGCGGTGGCACGCGACTACGCGGAGACGGGCGTGGACTACCTCGCGGTGGGCGCGCTCACCCACTCCGCACCGGCCCTCGACATCGGAATGGACCTGCGCGGCGCGTGA
- a CDS encoding carbon-nitrogen hydrolase family protein, whose product MIRVGLCQLTSSADPTENLRSVREWTATAAARGARVVVFPEAMMVRFGVPLRPVAEPIDGPWAHGVREIADEFGVLIVAGMFTPDGDRVRNTLLVTGLGHHLGYDKIHLYDAFGFRESETVAPGERPMTVTVEGVTLGFATCYDVRFPELFQALAEDGGSAVVVPASWGAGEGKREQWELLVRARALDSGTWVLACDQADPAAAGVDVHPKAPTGIGHSLVADPFGGVRAQLGPAPELLVVDIDPDRAEAARAATAVLANRRLGAGRPQ is encoded by the coding sequence GTGATCCGAGTGGGCTTGTGCCAGCTCACATCCAGTGCCGACCCGACCGAGAACCTCCGGTCGGTACGCGAGTGGACGGCCACCGCCGCCGCACGCGGGGCCCGGGTGGTCGTGTTCCCCGAGGCCATGATGGTGCGCTTCGGCGTGCCGCTGCGGCCGGTGGCCGAGCCGATCGACGGTCCGTGGGCCCACGGGGTGCGGGAGATCGCCGACGAGTTCGGGGTCCTGATCGTCGCGGGCATGTTCACCCCCGACGGCGACCGGGTGCGCAACACCCTGCTCGTCACCGGCCTCGGCCACCACCTCGGTTACGACAAGATCCACCTCTACGACGCCTTCGGGTTCCGGGAGTCCGAGACGGTGGCGCCGGGGGAGCGGCCGATGACCGTCACGGTCGAGGGCGTGACCCTCGGTTTCGCCACCTGCTACGACGTGCGGTTCCCCGAACTGTTCCAGGCGCTGGCGGAGGACGGCGGCAGCGCGGTCGTGGTGCCCGCGTCGTGGGGAGCCGGTGAGGGCAAGCGCGAGCAGTGGGAACTGCTGGTCCGCGCCCGGGCCCTCGACTCGGGAACGTGGGTGCTGGCCTGCGACCAGGCCGATCCGGCCGCGGCGGGCGTCGACGTGCACCCGAAGGCACCGACCGGCATCGGCCACTCCCTCGTGGCCGACCCGTTCGGCGGAGTGCGGGCGCAGCTCGGTCCCGCCCCCGAGTTGCTGGTGGTCGACATCGACCCCGACCGTGCCGAAGCGGCCCGCGCGGCCACCGCCGTGCTGGCGAACCGGAGGCTGGGCGCCGGCCGTCCGCAGTGA
- the hisD gene encoding histidinol dehydrogenase, with protein sequence MLKRTDLRGRVPSPAQLRALLPRAEMDVDAVLHQVRPVVDAVRERGVDAVLEYAERFDKVRPGRVRVPASELESALAELDPAVREALEESIARARAVHADQRRQDVTTQVVPGGTVTERWVPVRRVGLYAPGGLAVYPSSVVMNVVPAQTAGVESLVLCSPPQADFGGLPHPTILAAAALLGVDEVWAVGGAQAVALLAHGGTDTDGAELEPVDLVTGPGNIYLTAAKRMLRGLIGIDSEAGPTEIAILADDTADAAHVAADLVSQAEHDTLAASVLVTTSERLADEVDEQLRHRVAATKHSERVEQALRGPQSGTVLVSTLDEGLRVVDAYAAEHLEIQTADAREVAARVRNAGAVFVGPYAPVSLGDYCAGSNHVLPTGGFARHSSGLSVQSFLRGIHVVDYSEEALREVAGKVVTLANAEDLPAHGEAVTARLSGEDA encoded by the coding sequence ATGTTGAAGCGCACCGACCTGCGAGGTCGCGTCCCGTCCCCGGCCCAGTTGCGCGCCCTGCTCCCGCGCGCCGAGATGGACGTGGACGCGGTGCTGCATCAGGTGCGCCCGGTCGTGGACGCGGTGCGGGAACGCGGAGTCGACGCCGTGCTGGAGTACGCCGAGCGTTTCGACAAGGTGCGTCCCGGCCGGGTCCGGGTGCCCGCATCCGAACTGGAGAGCGCGCTCGCGGAACTCGACCCGGCGGTGCGCGAGGCTCTGGAGGAGTCGATCGCCCGGGCGCGCGCCGTGCACGCCGACCAGCGCAGGCAGGACGTCACCACCCAGGTCGTCCCGGGTGGCACGGTCACCGAGCGGTGGGTGCCGGTGCGCCGCGTCGGCCTGTACGCGCCGGGTGGGCTGGCGGTGTACCCGTCGAGCGTGGTGATGAACGTCGTGCCCGCGCAGACGGCGGGTGTGGAGTCGCTGGTGCTGTGCTCCCCGCCACAGGCCGACTTCGGCGGCCTGCCGCACCCGACGATCCTCGCGGCGGCCGCACTGCTGGGCGTCGACGAGGTGTGGGCGGTCGGCGGTGCGCAGGCCGTGGCCCTGCTGGCCCACGGCGGTACGGACACCGACGGCGCGGAGTTGGAGCCGGTCGACCTGGTGACCGGGCCGGGCAACATCTACCTGACCGCCGCCAAGCGGATGCTGCGCGGCCTGATCGGCATCGACTCCGAGGCCGGGCCCACCGAGATCGCGATCCTGGCGGACGACACCGCTGACGCCGCCCACGTGGCCGCCGACCTCGTCAGCCAGGCCGAGCACGACACGCTGGCCGCGAGCGTGCTCGTCACGACCTCGGAGCGGCTCGCCGACGAGGTTGACGAACAGCTGCGGCATCGGGTCGCCGCCACGAAGCACAGCGAGCGTGTGGAGCAGGCGCTGCGAGGCCCGCAGTCCGGCACCGTGCTCGTGTCCACACTGGACGAGGGGCTGCGGGTGGTGGACGCCTACGCCGCCGAGCACCTGGAGATCCAGACCGCCGACGCGCGCGAGGTGGCCGCCCGGGTGCGTAACGCGGGCGCCGTGTTCGTGGGCCCCTACGCCCCGGTGTCGCTCGGCGACTACTGCGCCGGGTCCAACCACGTGTTGCCGACGGGCGGTTTCGCGCGGCACTCGTCGGGACTGTCCGTGCAGAGCTTCCTGCGAGGCATCCACGTCGTGGACTACAGCGAGGAGGCGTTGCGCGAGGTGGCGGGCAAGGTCGTCACCCTTGCCAACGCGGAGGACCTGCCCGCCCACGGCGAGGCCGTCACCGCGCGACTGTCAGGGGAGGACGCGTGA
- a CDS encoding histidinol-phosphate transaminase — protein sequence MSAGRSTDVTLDQLPLRDDLRGKSPYGAPQLDVPVRLNTNENPFPPPAALVDDVAEAVRDAARNLHRYPDRDAVALRRDLAAYLSTSTGVPLTERHVWAANGSNEILQQLLQAFGGPGRTALGFEPSYSMHSIIAAGTRTDWVPAPRRADFTLDAEKAAALVAERAPDVVFLTSPNNPTGGSIPLADLETVLRAAPGLVVVDEAYAEFSSQPSAVRLLDDHPTKLVVSRTMSKAFAFAGGRLGYLAAAPAVVDALLLVRLPYHLSVVTQAAARAALRHADATLKSVATLAAERDRVAESLRQLGFSPVPSDANFILFGRFADATAAWKSYLEAGVLIRDIGITGHLRVSIGTPEENDTFLKVSKEVPR from the coding sequence GTGAGCGCGGGCAGGAGCACGGACGTCACGCTCGACCAGTTGCCCCTGCGTGACGACCTGCGGGGCAAGAGCCCGTACGGGGCACCGCAGCTCGACGTGCCGGTGCGGTTGAACACCAACGAGAACCCGTTCCCGCCGCCCGCCGCGCTCGTCGACGACGTGGCCGAGGCCGTGCGGGACGCGGCGAGGAACCTGCACCGCTATCCCGACCGCGACGCCGTCGCGCTGCGGCGGGACCTCGCGGCCTACCTGTCGACGTCGACGGGGGTGCCCCTGACCGAGCGTCACGTGTGGGCGGCCAACGGCTCCAACGAGATCCTGCAGCAGCTCCTGCAGGCGTTCGGTGGTCCGGGGCGTACGGCGCTGGGCTTCGAGCCGTCGTACTCGATGCACTCGATCATCGCGGCGGGAACGCGCACCGACTGGGTTCCCGCGCCGCGTCGCGCCGACTTCACGCTCGACGCGGAGAAGGCCGCCGCGCTGGTGGCCGAACGCGCGCCCGACGTCGTGTTCCTCACCAGCCCCAACAACCCGACGGGCGGATCGATCCCGCTGGCCGATCTGGAGACCGTGCTGCGGGCGGCTCCGGGGCTGGTCGTGGTGGACGAGGCATACGCCGAGTTCTCGTCGCAACCGAGCGCCGTGCGACTGCTCGACGACCACCCCACGAAGCTCGTGGTGTCGCGCACGATGAGCAAGGCGTTCGCGTTCGCGGGTGGCCGCCTCGGCTACCTGGCCGCGGCGCCCGCCGTGGTGGACGCGCTGTTGCTGGTCCGCCTGCCCTACCATCTCTCCGTGGTGACCCAGGCCGCCGCCCGCGCGGCACTGCGGCATGCCGACGCCACGCTGAAGTCGGTGGCCACCCTGGCCGCGGAACGCGACCGCGTCGCGGAATCGTTGCGGCAGCTCGGTTTCTCACCGGTTCCCAGTGACGCCAACTTCATCCTCTTCGGACGCTTCGCCGACGCGACGGCGGCATGGAAGTCCTATCTGGAAGCCGGTGTGCTGATCCGCGACATCGGCATCACGGGTCATCTGCGCGTGTCCATCGGCACGCCCGAGGAGAACGACACCTTCCTGAAGGTGAGCAAGGAGGTCCCGCGGTGA